A stretch of the Nicotiana tabacum cultivar K326 chromosome 6, ASM71507v2, whole genome shotgun sequence genome encodes the following:
- the LOC107805206 gene encoding oligouridylate-binding protein 1B-like, with translation MLNQRLKQEQQAALMQQALLQQQSLYHPGLLAAPQIPSGNLPPGFDPSTCRSVYVGNIHPQVGETLLQELFSCTGPVEGCKLVRKDKSSYGFVHYYDRGSAELAIATHNGRHLFGQPIKVNWAYASGQREDTSGHFNIFVGDLSPEVTDAMLFACFSVYPSCSDAKVMWDQTTGRSRGFGFVSFRNQQDAQSAINDLTGKWLGSRQIRCNWATKGANANDDKQGSDAKSIVELTHGSSEEGKEPENGDAPENNPQYTTVYVGNLAPLVTQLDLHRHFYALGAGVIEEVRVQRDKGFGFVRYSTHDEAALAIQIGNAQSILCGRQIKCSWGNKPTPPGTASNPLPPPAAAPLGLSATDLLAYERQLAISRMAGVHSLMQPQGQHPLKQASMGMGASGASQAIYDGGFQNVAAQQLMYYQ, from the exons ATGCTGAATCAGAGGTTAAAGCAAGAACAGCAAGCAGCCTTGATGCAACAAGCTCTGCTTCAACAACAATCCCTTTATCACCCTGGCCTCTTAGCTGCTCCTCAG ATACCAAGTGGAAATCTACCTCCTGGGTTTGATCCAAGTACATGCCGCAGTGT GTATGTCGGGAATATTCATCCACAGGTGGGTGAAACTCTTCTTCAGGAACTTTTTTCATGTACTGGTCCGGTTGAAGGGTGCAAACTTGTAAGGAAGGACAAG TCATCTTATGGTTTTGTTCATTACTATGATCGAGGATCAGCTGAACTTGCTATAGCCACTCACAATGGAAGGCACCT GTTTGGGCAGCCTATCAAAGTTAACTGGGCCTATGCCAGTGGACAGAGGGAGGATACTTCAG GTCACTTCAATATATTTGTTGGCGATTTGAGCCCAGAAGTTACTGATGCCATGTTGTTTGCTTGCTTCTCTGTTTACCCTAGTTGCTC TGATGCTAAGGTAATGTGGGATCAAACTACTGGGCGTTCTAGGGGTTTTGGATTTGTTTCTTTCCGCAATCAACAG GATGCTCAAAGTGCAATCAATGATTTAACTG GGAAATGGCTTGGTAGTAGACAGATACGTTGTAACTGGGCCACAAAAGGTGCCAATGCTAATGACGACAAGCAGGGATCAGATGCCAAAAGTATCGTGGAATTAACTCATGGATCATCAG AAGAGGGTAAAGAGCCAGAAAACGGCGATGCTCCTGAAAACAACCCACAATATACAACTGTTTATGTGGGTAATCTTGCTCCTCTG GTGACACAACTCGATCTCCATCGCCATTTTTATGCCCTTGGTGCAGGAGTGATAGAGGAAGTTCGGGTTCAACGTGATAAAGGATTTGGTTTTGTGAGATACAGCACCCATGATGAGGCAGCTTTGGCGATTCAAATTGGAAATGCTCAATCAATTCTGTGTGGTAGACAGATTAAG TGTTCTTGGGGTAACAAACCAACTCCACCTGGAACAGCCTCGAATCCTCTCCCACCGCCAGCCGCTGCACCATTAGGCCTCTCTGCGACTGACCTTTTGGCTTATGAACGGCAGCTAGCTATTAGCAGGATGGCTGGTGTCCATTCCCTCATGCAACCCCAGGGTCAACATCCTCTGAAGCAAGCATCAATGGGAATGGGTGCCTCTGGAGCAAGCCAGGCTATTTATGATGGTGGTTTCCAGAATGTTGCTGCCCAGCAGCTCATGTATTATCAGTGA
- the LOC107805215 gene encoding peroxisomal (S)-2-hydroxyacid oxidase GLO4-like isoform X2 has translation MAEPVNVNEFQVLARQALPKMYYNYYTGGAEDQHTLRENVEAFRRITIDMSTAILGYKTSAPIMIAPTAMHKLAHPEGEVATARAAAASDVIMGLSYMSTCTVEEVTSSCNAVRFFQIYVYKRRDITAFMVQRAERNGFKAIILTADTPRLGRREADIKNKMVAPQLKNFEGLISTEYVSDDGSNIEAFAAVTFDASLCWKDIAWLKSITNLPILIKGVLTSEDAIKAVEVGVAGIIVSNHGARQLDYAPATISVLEEVVHAIQDKVPVFFDGGVRRGTDIFKVLALGAKAVLIGRAVVYGLAAKGEHGVKQVIEMLKNELELTMTLSGCCTINDITRSHVKTDKEICCRM, from the exons ATGGCAGAACCAGTTAATGTGAACGAATTCCAAGTGCTTGCTAGGCAGGCCCTTCCGAAGATGTACTATAACTACTATACTGGAGGAGCTGAGGACCAGCACACCCTAAGAGAAAATGTAGAAGCATTTCGTAGAATCAC GATAGACATGTCAACGGCTATACTCGGTTACAAGACATCCGCTCCTATTATGATTGCCCCAACTGCCATGCATAAATTGGCACATCCTGAAG GAGAAGTTGCTACAGCTAGAGCCGCTGCAGCATCTGATGTTATTATG GGACTGTCATATATGTCAACCTGCACAGTGGAGGAGGTTACATCGAGCTGCAATGCTGTTCGCTTCTTCCAAATATAT GTTTACAAAAGGAGGGATATAACAGCATTTATGGTACAAAGAGCTGAGAGGAATGGGTTTAAGGCTATTATTCTTACTGCTGATACCCCGAGGCTTGGTAGAAGGGAGGCAGATATAAAGAATAA GATGGTCGCACCTCAGTTGAAGAACTTTGAAGGTCTTATATCAACTGAATATGTTTCT GACGACGGCTCAAATATTGAAGCCTTTGCTGCTGTAACTTTTGATGCTTCCTTGTGTTGGAAG GATATCGCGTGGTTGAAATCAATTACCAACTTGCCAATTCTGATTAAGGGCGTTCTGACTTCTGAAGATG CAATAAAAGCAGTTGAAGTAGGAGTTGCAGGAATTATTGTCTCTAACCATGGAGCTCGGCAACTAGATTATGCTCCAGCTACTATTTCTGTTCTTGAAGAG GTGGTCCATGCTATTCAAGATAAAGTTCCAGTTTTCTTTGATGGAGGAGTGAGGCGAGGAACAGACATATTCAAGGTCTTAGCACTTGGCGCAAAAGCTGTTCTG ATTGGTCGAGCAGTTGTGTATGGCCTGGCTGCAAAGGGGGAGCATGGGGTAAAGCAAGTTATTGAAATGCTCAAGAATGAACTTGAGTTGACAATGACCCTTTCTGGCTGCTGTACTATCAACGACATTACCAGAAGCCACGTGAAAACAGATAAAGAAATATGCTGTAGGATGTAG
- the LOC107805215 gene encoding peroxisomal (S)-2-hydroxyacid oxidase GLO4-like isoform X1 has protein sequence MAEPVNVNEFQVLARQALPKMYYNYYTGGAEDQHTLRENVEAFRRITIRPRILVDVSRIDMSTAILGYKTSAPIMIAPTAMHKLAHPEGEVATARAAAASDVIMGLSYMSTCTVEEVTSSCNAVRFFQIYVYKRRDITAFMVQRAERNGFKAIILTADTPRLGRREADIKNKMVAPQLKNFEGLISTEYVSDDGSNIEAFAAVTFDASLCWKDIAWLKSITNLPILIKGVLTSEDAIKAVEVGVAGIIVSNHGARQLDYAPATISVLEEVVHAIQDKVPVFFDGGVRRGTDIFKVLALGAKAVLIGRAVVYGLAAKGEHGVKQVIEMLKNELELTMTLSGCCTINDITRSHVKTDKEICCRM, from the exons ATGGCAGAACCAGTTAATGTGAACGAATTCCAAGTGCTTGCTAGGCAGGCCCTTCCGAAGATGTACTATAACTACTATACTGGAGGAGCTGAGGACCAGCACACCCTAAGAGAAAATGTAGAAGCATTTCGTAGAATCAC TATTCGACCTAGAATACTTGTTGATGTGAGCAGGATAGACATGTCAACGGCTATACTCGGTTACAAGACATCCGCTCCTATTATGATTGCCCCAACTGCCATGCATAAATTGGCACATCCTGAAG GAGAAGTTGCTACAGCTAGAGCCGCTGCAGCATCTGATGTTATTATG GGACTGTCATATATGTCAACCTGCACAGTGGAGGAGGTTACATCGAGCTGCAATGCTGTTCGCTTCTTCCAAATATAT GTTTACAAAAGGAGGGATATAACAGCATTTATGGTACAAAGAGCTGAGAGGAATGGGTTTAAGGCTATTATTCTTACTGCTGATACCCCGAGGCTTGGTAGAAGGGAGGCAGATATAAAGAATAA GATGGTCGCACCTCAGTTGAAGAACTTTGAAGGTCTTATATCAACTGAATATGTTTCT GACGACGGCTCAAATATTGAAGCCTTTGCTGCTGTAACTTTTGATGCTTCCTTGTGTTGGAAG GATATCGCGTGGTTGAAATCAATTACCAACTTGCCAATTCTGATTAAGGGCGTTCTGACTTCTGAAGATG CAATAAAAGCAGTTGAAGTAGGAGTTGCAGGAATTATTGTCTCTAACCATGGAGCTCGGCAACTAGATTATGCTCCAGCTACTATTTCTGTTCTTGAAGAG GTGGTCCATGCTATTCAAGATAAAGTTCCAGTTTTCTTTGATGGAGGAGTGAGGCGAGGAACAGACATATTCAAGGTCTTAGCACTTGGCGCAAAAGCTGTTCTG ATTGGTCGAGCAGTTGTGTATGGCCTGGCTGCAAAGGGGGAGCATGGGGTAAAGCAAGTTATTGAAATGCTCAAGAATGAACTTGAGTTGACAATGACCCTTTCTGGCTGCTGTACTATCAACGACATTACCAGAAGCCACGTGAAAACAGATAAAGAAATATGCTGTAGGATGTAG
- the LOC107805240 gene encoding peroxisomal (S)-2-hydroxyacid oxidase GLO4, translated as MAGEAVNVNEFQELAKQALPKMYYDFFAGGAEDQYTLNENIEAFRRITIRPRILVDVSRIDISTVILGHKTSAPIMVAPTSSHQLAHPEGEVATARGAAACNVIMGLSFTATCTIEEVASSCNAVRFFQTYVYKRRDITELMVHKAESNGFRAIILTADTPRLGRREADIKNKMISPRLRNFEGLITTEVVSDKGSNLEAYAAGTLDPSLCWKDIVWLKSVTKLPILIKGVLTGEDAIKAVEAGVAGIIVSNHGARQLDYTPATISVLEEVVNAVQGKVPVLLDGGIRRGTDIFKALALGAKAVLIGRPIVYGLATKGESGVKQVIEMLKNELEQTMALAGCCNVNDITRSHVKTEKERFLCRM; from the exons ATGGCAGGTGAAGCAGTTAATGTGAATGAATTTCAAGAGCTAGCTAAGCAAGCTCTTCCAAAGATGTACTATGACTTCTTTGCTGGAGGAGCTGAAGATCAGTATACACTAAATGAAAATATAGAAGCATTTCGTAGAATCAC TATTAGGCCAAGAATACTTGTTGATGTGAGCAGAATAGACATATCAACTGTTATACTCGGTCACAAGACGTCGGCTCCCATTATGGTTGCCCCAACTTCCTCACATCAATTGGCACATCCTGAAG GGGAAGTTGCAACAGCTAGAGGTGCTGCAGCATGTAATGTTATCATG GGATTGTCATTTACGGCCACATGCACCATTGAGGAGGTTGCTTCAAGCTGCAACGCTGTTCGCTTCTTCCAAACATAT GTTTACAAAAGGAGAGATATAACCGAACTTATGGTACACAAAGCTGAGAGCAATGGATTCAGGGCTATAATTCTCACTGCTGATACTCCAAGGCTTGGCAGAAGGGAGGCTGATATAAAGAATAA GATGATTTCACCTCGGTTGAGGAACTTTGAAGGTCTTATAACAACTGAAGTAGTTTCT GACAAGGGCTCAAATCTTGAAGCATACGCTGCAGGAACTCTTGATCCTTCGCTTTGCTGGAAG GATATAGTGTGGTTAAAATCAGTTACCAAGTTGCCAATTCTGATTAAGGGCGTTCTCACTGGTGAAGATG CAATAAAAGCAGTTGAAGCAGGAGTTGCAGGAATTATTGTCTCTAACCATGGAGCTCGGCAACTAGATTATACTCCAGCTACTATTTCTGTTCTTGAAGAG GTGGTCAATGCTGTTCAAGGCAAAGTTCCAGTTCTTCTTGATGGAGGAATTAGGCGAGGAACAGACATATTCAAGGCGTTAGCACTTGGCGCAAAAGCTGTTCTG ATTGGTCGACCGATTGTCTATGGACTGGCCACTAAGGGAGAGTCTGGGGTAAAGCAAGTCattgaaatgctgaagaatgaaCTTGAGCAGACCATGGCGCTTGCTGGCTGCTGCAATGTGAATGACATAACCAGAAGCCATGTTAAgacagagaaagaaaggttcctttGTAGGATGTAG